A DNA window from Macadamia integrifolia cultivar HAES 741 chromosome 4, SCU_Mint_v3, whole genome shotgun sequence contains the following coding sequences:
- the LOC122077540 gene encoding uncharacterized protein LOC122077540, with amino-acid sequence MEATGDEGLLKTIRPPRLKDVGLEDCALSPEAIEEHSSRSPAPSALGDLGPSDGKLPDAFVGISSTPTAAQPRPFGNEKGSGLPQTFGDDVVVADLGDLLSDEEGHHSDIKVLGTEISEGEKACVDDLQGLKVKEEVYQKDDDQQGNVER; translated from the exons ATGGAAGCAACCGGGGATGAAGGGCTGCTGAAGACGATTCGACCACCGAGGCTCAAAGATGTGGGCCTCGAGGACTGCGCTCTTTCCCCTGAAGCCATCGAAGAGCATTCCTCAAGGTCGCCAGCTCCATCAGCTCTCGGG GATCTTGGCCCAAGCGACGGCAAGTTGCCTGATGCATTTGTAGGGATATCATCGACACCGACAGCGGCACAACCGAGACCCTTTGGCAATGAGAAAGGCAGTGGCTTGCCACAAACCTTCGGGGATGATGTCGTCGTTGCCGATCTTGGCGATTTGTTGAGTGATGAGGAAGGTCACCATAGTGACATCAAAGTATTGGGAACGGAGATATCTGAGGGAGAGAAGGCATGTGTGGACGACTTGCAGGGTCTCAAGGTCAAGGAAGAGGTATATCAAAAAGACGACGATCAGCAAGGCAACGTCGAAAGATAg